A single Panthera uncia isolate 11264 chromosome E2 unlocalized genomic scaffold, Puncia_PCG_1.0 HiC_scaffold_19, whole genome shotgun sequence DNA region contains:
- the HSD17B14 gene encoding LOW QUALITY PROTEIN: 17-beta-hydroxysteroid dehydrogenase 14 (The sequence of the model RefSeq protein was modified relative to this genomic sequence to represent the inferred CDS: substituted 1 base at 1 genomic stop codon) has product MATGTRYAGKVVVVTGGGRGIGAGIVRAFVQSGAQVVICDKDGEXESGPPAFLSLEQELAGTLFLRCDVTQEEDMRVLISETIRRFGRLDCVVNNAGYHPPPQWPEETSAQGFRQLLEVNLLGMYTLTKLALPHLRKSQGNIINISSLVGAIGQVQAVPYVATKGAVTAMTKALALDESQYGVRVNCISPGNIWTPLWEELAAATPDPTATIREGILAQPLGRMGQPADVGAAAVFLASEANFCTGTELFVTGGAELGYGCKAIPGTPLEPPTNPS; this is encoded by the exons ATGGCCACAGGAACGCGCTATGCCGGGAAGGTGGTGGTCGTGACAGGGGGCGGGCGCGGCATCGGAGCCGGGATTGTGAGAGCCTTCG TGCAAAGCGGGGCTCAAGTGGTCATCTGTGACAAAGATGGTGAGTGA gagtcagGACCCCCAGCCTTTCTCTCCCTGGAGCAAGAGCTTGCTGGAACTCTCTTTCTTCGATGTGATGTGACTCAGGAGGAAGATATGAGG GTCCTCATTTCTGAGACCATCCGCCGATTTGGCCGCCTGGATTGTGTGGTCAACAACGCTGGCTACC ACCCGCCTCCACAGTGGCCCGAGGAGACCTCTGCCCAGGGCTTCCGGCAGCTGCTAGAGGTGAACCTGCTGGGGATGTACACCCTGACCAAG cttgccctcccccacctgcgGAAGAGCCAGGGGAACATCATCAACATCTCCAGTCTGGTCGGGGCCATTGGCCAGGTCCAGGCAGTTCCCTATGTGGCCACCAAG GGGGCAGTAACAGCCATGACCAAAGCCTTGGCCCTGGATGAGAGTCAATATGGCGTCCGGGTCAACTG TATCTCCCCAGGAAACATCTGGACCCCACTGTGGGAGGAGCTGGCCGCCGCCACGCCTGACCCCACAGCCACAATCCGAGAAGGCATACTGGCCCAG cccctgggtcGCATGGGCCAGCCAGCTGATGTGGGAGCGGCAGCCGTGTTCCTGGCCTCCGAAGCCAACTTCTGCACTGGGACTGAGCTGTTTGTGACCGGGGGTGCCGAGCTGGGGTACGGGTGCAAGGCCATTCCCGGCACCCCCTTGGAGCCCCCCACCAACCCTTCCTGA
- the BCAT2 gene encoding branched-chain-amino-acid aminotransferase, mitochondrial, with product MAAAALGQIWARKLLPVSWLLCGPRRYASSNFKAADLQLEITREPHEKPDPSKPLVFGKNFTDHMLMVEWTEKKGWGQPRIQPFQNLMLHPACSGLHYSLQLFEGMKAFKGSDQQVRLFRPWLNMDRMLRSALRLCLPSFDKVELLECIRRLVEVDKDWVPDDTNASLYVRPVIIGNEPSLGVARSSQALLFVILCPVGPYFPGDAVDPVSLLADPTFIRAWVGGVGDYKVGGNYGPTVLVQEEAKKRGCEQVLWLYGPDHQLTEVGTMNIFIYWTYEDGVLELVTPSLDGIILPGVVRQSLLDLARTWGEFRVVERRITMKELLRALDEGRVREVFGSGTACQVCPVHRIVYQGKHLHIPTMENGPELIHRFLKELRAIQYGTGTHEWMLPV from the exons ATGGCCGCAGCCGCGCTGGGGCAG aTTTGGGCCCGCAAACTCCTCCCTGTCTCTTGGCTCCTGTGTGGCCCCAGAAGATACGCCTCATCCAACTTCAAG GCTGCTGACCTGCAGCTGGAAATAACACGGGAGCCTCATGAGAAGCCCGACCCCAGCAAGCCCCTGGTGTTTGGGAAGAATTTCACCGACCACATGCTGATGGTGGAATGGACCGAGAAGAAGGGCTGGGGCCAGCCCCGTATCCAGCCCTTCCAGAACCTCATGCTGCACCCAGCCTGCTCCGGCCTCCACTACTCGCTACAG CTCTTTGAGGGCATGAAGGCGTTCAAAGGCAGCGACCAGCAGGTGCGCCTCTTCAGACCCTGGCTCAACATGGACCGGATGCTGCGCTCGGCCCTGCGCCTCTGCCTGCCG AGTTTTGACAAGGTCGAGTTGCTGGAGTGTATCCGCCGGCTGGTGGAAGTGGACAAAGACTGGGTCCCTGATGACACCAACGCGAGCCTCTATGTGCGGCCTGTGATCATTGGAAATGAG CCCTCACTGGGTGTCGCCCGTTCCTCGCAAGCTCTCCTGTTTGTCATTCTCTGCCCTGTGGGCCCGTACTTCCCTGGAGATGCCGTGGACCCTGTCTCCCTCTTAGCCGACCCGACATTCATCCGGGCCTGGGTGGGTGGGGTCGGTGACTACAAGGTCGGGGG GAATTACGGGCCCACAGTGTTGGTGCAGGAGGAGGCGAAAAAGAGGGGCTGCGAACAGGTCCTCTGGCTCTATGGGCCCGACCACCAGCTCACCGAGGTGGGCACCATGAACATCTTTATCTACTGGACCTACGAGGATGGGG TGCTGGAACTGGTGACCCCCTCGCTGGACGGTATCATCCTGCCTGGAGTAGTCAGACAGAGTCTGCTGGACCTGGCCAGGACCTGG GGTGAGTTCCGGGTCGTAGAGCGGAGGATCACCATGAAGGAGCTGTTGCGGGCGCTGGACGAGGGACGGGTCCGGGAAGTCTTTGGCTCGGGCACCGCTTGCCAGGTCTGCCCTGTCCACCGGATCGTGTACCAAGGCAAG CACTTACACATTCCCACCATGGAAAACGGGCCTGAGCTTATCCACCGCTTCCTGAAGGAGCTGAGGGCCATCCAG